The Desmonostoc muscorum LEGE 12446 genome includes a region encoding these proteins:
- a CDS encoding M61 family metallopeptidase: MTEATASRPNSYIQETAPKIHYLVAMSQPETHLFEVTLRLVDYPWPILDLKLPVWTPGSYLVREYAKNLQDFVTFAEDKPLPWQKISKNHWQIDKTGVSELTVRYRIFANELSVRTNHLDATHGYFNGAALFFRVSGWEKQPIRVTIVPAHPEWQVTTALPPVGEETNTFLASDFDTLVDSPFEIGRHQLYQFEVLGKPHELAIWGQGNYQVQEMIADIQKIIRVEAQMFGGLPYERYVFLLHLFSQAFGGLEHKDSCSLIYQRFGFRVPEKYDRFLQLVAHEFFHLWNVKRIRPKALEVFDYDQENYTPCLWFCEGTTSYYDLLIPLRAGIYDAKSYLNHLGKEITRYESTPGRKVQPVSESSFDAWIKLYRPDANSGNSQISYYLKGEMISLLLDLLIRSTHGNQRSLDDVMLKMWQQFGEAEIGYTSEQLQEVIESVAGIDLTDFFRRYLHTTEDLPFNQYLEPFGLQLVAEHQEEPYLGVRTNTENGREMIKFVEAGSPAQARGIDAGDELLAIDGIKVMGSGLSDRLKDYQPNDKIEVTLFHQDELRTYSITLASPNPTRYQVKPVDSPDSTQQQNFAGWLGVAIATVR; this comes from the coding sequence ATGACTGAAGCAACTGCATCTCGCCCCAACTCCTACATCCAGGAAACTGCGCCAAAGATTCATTACCTGGTGGCAATGTCCCAACCAGAAACCCATCTGTTTGAAGTGACTTTACGCCTTGTAGATTATCCCTGGCCAATTCTCGATTTAAAACTGCCAGTATGGACACCTGGCTCCTACTTAGTTCGGGAATACGCCAAGAACTTACAGGATTTTGTGACTTTTGCAGAGGATAAGCCTTTGCCTTGGCAGAAAATCAGTAAGAATCACTGGCAGATAGATAAAACAGGTGTCTCAGAATTAACTGTGCGTTACCGTATTTTTGCTAATGAGCTATCGGTACGGACAAATCACTTGGATGCTACCCACGGTTATTTCAACGGTGCGGCACTATTTTTTAGGGTATCTGGCTGGGAGAAACAACCGATTCGCGTCACTATCGTACCAGCACACCCAGAATGGCAGGTAACTACTGCCTTACCTCCTGTTGGTGAAGAAACAAATACTTTCTTGGCTAGTGATTTTGATACTCTTGTTGATAGTCCATTTGAGATTGGTCGCCACCAATTGTATCAATTTGAGGTTTTGGGAAAACCCCATGAATTGGCAATTTGGGGGCAAGGTAATTATCAAGTCCAAGAGATGATTGCTGATATCCAAAAAATTATTCGGGTAGAAGCGCAAATGTTCGGCGGTTTGCCCTATGAACGATATGTGTTTTTGTTACATTTATTTAGCCAAGCTTTTGGCGGTTTGGAGCATAAAGACTCTTGCTCCTTAATTTACCAGCGTTTTGGGTTTCGTGTTCCAGAAAAGTACGATCGCTTTCTGCAATTAGTAGCACACGAGTTCTTTCACTTGTGGAATGTGAAGCGAATTCGCCCAAAAGCATTGGAGGTTTTTGATTATGACCAAGAAAATTACACCCCATGCTTGTGGTTTTGTGAAGGGACTACTAGTTATTACGATTTGTTAATCCCTTTGCGGGCAGGAATTTATGATGCTAAATCCTATTTGAATCATTTGGGTAAGGAAATTACCAGATATGAAAGCACACCGGGGCGGAAAGTACAACCAGTTTCCGAGTCAAGTTTTGATGCTTGGATTAAACTCTATCGTCCAGATGCCAATAGTGGTAATTCCCAAATTTCTTACTATTTAAAGGGGGAAATGATATCGTTATTGCTGGATTTACTGATTCGCTCAACTCACGGCAATCAGCGTTCCCTCGATGACGTGATGCTGAAAATGTGGCAGCAATTTGGAGAAGCTGAAATTGGCTACACTTCAGAACAGTTGCAAGAAGTTATAGAATCTGTGGCAGGAATCGATTTGACCGATTTCTTTAGGCGTTACCTTCATACTACTGAGGATTTACCATTTAATCAGTATTTAGAACCCTTCGGCTTACAGTTGGTAGCAGAACACCAAGAAGAACCTTACTTAGGTGTGAGAACAAATACCGAGAATGGCCGGGAGATGATTAAGTTTGTGGAAGCGGGTTCACCTGCACAAGCAAGGGGAATTGATGCAGGTGATGAGTTACTAGCAATTGATGGGATTAAGGTAATGGGGAGTGGGTTAAGCGATCGCCTCAAAGATTACCAACCAAACGATAAAATTGAGGTCACACTTTTCCACCAAGACGAACTACGTACTTATTCCATTACCCTAGCATCACCAAATCCCACTCGATATCAAGTAAAACCTGTTGATTCTCCAGACTCTACACAGCAGCAAAACTTTGCCGGATGGCTTGGGGTAGCGATCGCAACTGTTAGGTAA
- a CDS encoding GNAT family N-acetyltransferase: MKYRFFHPYHQQPIDRASCQFQIRMATPPDLLGVAQVIAESFHSQKGMWGWAFPLLRLGIYEDLRHRIVSPAPRHVCLVALDYSTGAANNLVGTVELGVRYSDSWSQVGLGFPYLSNLAVHPNYRRHGVASELLNSCEKISQEWGFKDLYLHVLENNHQARQLYFKLGYRVHKVESNWNTFFFRRSSQMLLHKNLSADLTI; encoded by the coding sequence TTGAAATATCGGTTTTTTCACCCTTACCACCAACAGCCAATCGATCGGGCTTCTTGCCAATTCCAGATTCGTATGGCTACACCTCCTGATTTACTTGGTGTTGCTCAAGTTATAGCTGAAAGCTTTCACTCTCAAAAAGGTATGTGGGGATGGGCTTTTCCATTGCTACGTCTGGGTATTTACGAAGACTTAAGACATCGCATCGTATCACCTGCACCTCGTCATGTTTGTTTAGTTGCCCTTGATTATAGTACTGGTGCTGCTAATAACTTAGTAGGAACTGTCGAACTGGGTGTACGTTACAGCGATTCTTGGAGTCAGGTCGGTTTGGGCTTTCCTTACTTATCTAATTTAGCGGTTCACCCAAATTACCGTAGACATGGTGTGGCTTCCGAGTTACTGAATAGCTGTGAAAAAATCTCTCAAGAATGGGGATTTAAAGATTTATATCTCCACGTTCTGGAAAATAACCATCAAGCAAGGCAGCTTTATTTCAAGCTGGGATATCGGGTGCATAAAGTCGAATCGAATTGGAACACTTTTTTCTTCAGACGCTCAAGCCAGATGTTATTGCATAAAAACCTAAGTGCTGACTTGACTATTTGA
- a CDS encoding response regulator has product MKSQANSKPKILVVDDEPDNLDLLYRTFYRDYKVLRATSGPAALDLLAQEGEVAVIISDQRMPMMSGTEFLSLTATQYPDIIRIILTGYTDVEDLVEAINAGKVFKYVTKPWEAEELKGVVRQALDTHNVLKARTRELTRTLRRESLLNTVTNTIRSALDYRQILQAIVDSVGQMLEVDVCLLRPFQDEQLADKGFIYQKPLEEKGHADRETRGHGDTGTRRHEDTEISFSLAPPSPPLPIPPSSLLAHTVWETREVQVIHDVIDDERIHGSTPELRQREEAFAAANICSSLVVPLICQQELMAVLALHQCSLPRFWGDDEVQLVLMVADQAALALSQAYAYEQVRALAKRESLINTITSAIRSSLDPEDIFAAITQQLGQALQVDGCVLSLWTEEDEFVQSVGLYNSFQHPENFRMPLTEQNISKNNHVLTQKLPYSQTSIQENPILQEILHTHEPVVIGNVNHSPREIKGFDLSLKMPVRSLMVVPLLADGKCIGSITLCESNKTRQWMSYDIDLAKAVAAQAAIAVQQSRLYEKTRQQAERLLELDKQKTEFFQNISHEFRTPITLIQGPLESAVAAGEGLSYSQSAIALRNSRRLLRLVNQLLDLQRLDAGRMQPSFRPCDLVEFVSQIVESFRPYCEKKGLHLTTQLDESSTVYLDMEKFDKVLYNLLSNAMKFTPEGGTINVRLISENYRCILEVQDTGIGIVKEQIPHLFERFRQAEGSANRSYEGSGLGLALVKELVELHGGQVSVESVYGEGTIFRLWLVTGTAHLPTQQVLETPVELNTSRASVELADLELLDQTADNIEDITKNLSPTFDTQESLVVTGHSILVVDDNPDLRTYVSDILRRNGYQVQTSRNGYEGYRIAKEITPSLILTDLMMPLVSGLEMIQMIRSEEKLKGIPIILLTAKVDEETRIEGTEHGADAYLAKPFNDRELLAEVRNLLALKENERRILELNTYLTESVLKRFLPAVLVQKAAAGDLALDLRPEPRLITVLFSDIVGFTQLANTLRSRRVAELLNEYLEAMTKVVFANGGTVDKFMGDAILALYGAPEELTPNEQVRRAINTARGMHRSLEQLNQRWREQGVFDGDRQTGVQFRCGIHQGTAVVGMFGSAERADYTAIGPSVNIAARLQSAAVPGTILVSAAVADYLQEEEITKGSPLELKGVDETVLTFAVTPEVMVNR; this is encoded by the coding sequence ATGAAATCCCAAGCAAACAGTAAGCCTAAAATTTTGGTTGTCGATGATGAACCAGACAACCTTGACTTGCTCTACCGCACTTTCTATCGGGACTATAAGGTGCTAAGAGCAACCTCTGGTCCTGCGGCACTCGATTTGCTGGCTCAAGAGGGAGAGGTCGCAGTGATCATCTCCGACCAGCGGATGCCGATGATGAGCGGTACAGAATTTTTGAGCCTGACAGCAACTCAATACCCAGATATTATCCGGATTATTTTAACCGGCTACACCGATGTCGAAGACTTGGTAGAAGCCATCAACGCTGGTAAGGTTTTCAAATATGTCACCAAACCGTGGGAAGCAGAGGAACTTAAAGGAGTTGTACGCCAAGCTTTAGATACCCACAATGTCCTCAAAGCCCGCACGCGGGAACTTACCCGTACACTCCGGCGAGAATCGCTGCTGAATACGGTCACAAATACGATTCGCAGTGCATTAGACTATCGGCAAATTTTGCAGGCAATTGTAGATTCAGTGGGTCAGATGTTGGAGGTGGATGTCTGTCTGTTGCGTCCCTTCCAAGATGAACAGTTGGCAGATAAAGGATTTATCTATCAAAAGCCTCTGGAAGAAAAAGGACATGCAGACAGGGAGACACGGGGACACGGGGACACGGGGACACGGAGACACGAAGACACGGAGATCAGTTTTTCTCTTGCCCCTCCATCTCCTCCTCTCCCCATCCCTCCCTCTTCCTTGCTGGCTCACACGGTTTGGGAAACCCGCGAAGTCCAAGTAATTCATGATGTGATAGATGATGAGCGCATTCATGGTAGTACTCCCGAACTGCGTCAACGTGAGGAAGCTTTTGCTGCTGCTAACATTTGTTCTAGTTTAGTTGTGCCACTGATCTGTCAACAGGAACTAATGGCAGTCTTGGCACTGCACCAGTGTTCTCTGCCCCGTTTCTGGGGGGATGATGAGGTGCAGCTGGTGTTGATGGTAGCGGATCAGGCAGCCTTAGCTTTGTCTCAAGCTTATGCTTACGAACAAGTACGTGCCCTTGCTAAGCGAGAGAGTTTGATTAATACGATTACTAGCGCGATTCGCTCTAGCTTAGATCCTGAAGATATTTTTGCGGCTATTACCCAGCAACTAGGACAAGCTTTACAAGTTGATGGCTGTGTCCTATCTCTGTGGACAGAGGAAGATGAGTTTGTCCAGTCTGTGGGCTTGTATAACAGTTTTCAACATCCTGAAAATTTCCGTATGCCACTCACAGAGCAAAATATAAGTAAGAATAATCACGTTTTAACTCAGAAATTACCCTATTCTCAAACCTCTATACAAGAGAATCCAATCTTACAAGAGATTTTACACACACATGAACCAGTAGTAATTGGTAATGTAAACCATTCTCCGAGAGAAATAAAGGGTTTTGATTTGTCTTTGAAAATGCCAGTGCGATCGCTAATGGTCGTGCCATTGTTGGCTGATGGCAAATGTATCGGTAGTATTACTTTATGTGAAAGTAATAAAACACGCCAGTGGATGTCATATGATATCGATCTAGCGAAAGCAGTAGCCGCTCAAGCTGCGATCGCTGTGCAGCAGTCACGCCTATATGAAAAAACTCGCCAACAAGCTGAACGCTTACTGGAATTAGACAAACAAAAAACAGAATTTTTCCAAAATATTTCCCATGAGTTTCGTACTCCTATTACCTTGATTCAGGGGCCTTTAGAATCGGCTGTGGCGGCTGGTGAGGGATTATCTTATTCCCAAAGTGCGATCGCCCTACGTAACTCCCGCCGTCTGCTGCGACTGGTAAATCAACTGCTGGATTTACAACGCCTGGATGCAGGAAGAATGCAACCTAGTTTTCGCCCCTGTGATTTAGTCGAATTTGTCAGCCAAATTGTTGAGTCTTTTCGCCCCTACTGCGAGAAAAAGGGACTGCATCTGACCACCCAGTTAGATGAATCTTCTACGGTGTACTTGGACATGGAAAAATTTGACAAGGTGCTTTACAACCTGCTCTCAAATGCCATGAAGTTTACTCCCGAAGGTGGGACAATCAATGTCAGACTAATATCTGAAAATTACCGTTGCATCTTGGAAGTACAAGACACTGGAATTGGCATTGTTAAAGAACAAATTCCCCATTTATTTGAGCGCTTCCGTCAAGCTGAAGGTTCAGCAAACCGTTCCTATGAAGGTAGTGGTTTGGGTCTGGCTTTAGTTAAAGAATTAGTAGAATTACATGGTGGTCAAGTCAGTGTGGAATCAGTTTACGGTGAAGGTACCATCTTTAGATTATGGCTCGTTACTGGTACTGCTCACTTACCCACACAACAAGTGCTGGAAACTCCTGTCGAACTAAACACAAGCCGCGCTAGCGTAGAATTGGCTGATTTAGAACTGCTAGATCAAACAGCAGATAATATTGAAGATATTACAAAAAACTTATCACCTACTTTTGACACTCAGGAGTCACTAGTGGTCACTGGGCACTCGATTTTAGTTGTGGACGACAACCCCGATTTGCGAACTTATGTATCTGATATACTGCGTCGCAATGGCTATCAAGTACAGACATCTCGTAATGGTTATGAGGGTTATCGCATAGCTAAGGAAATTACACCCAGCTTGATTCTTACTGACTTAATGATGCCCTTGGTCAGCGGACTTGAGATGATTCAAATGATCCGTAGCGAGGAGAAGTTGAAAGGAATACCAATCATTTTGCTGACAGCGAAAGTTGACGAAGAAACCCGCATCGAAGGTACAGAACATGGTGCTGATGCTTATTTAGCAAAACCATTCAATGACCGGGAACTTTTAGCGGAAGTTCGCAATCTTTTGGCACTGAAAGAAAATGAAAGACGAATCCTGGAGTTAAATACTTATCTCACAGAATCCGTACTAAAGCGCTTTTTGCCGGCTGTATTGGTGCAAAAAGCTGCTGCTGGGGATTTGGCATTAGATTTGCGCCCAGAACCACGCTTAATTACAGTTTTGTTTAGTGACATTGTGGGTTTTACACAGCTAGCAAATACCCTCAGATCCCGGCGAGTAGCAGAGTTGCTCAATGAATATTTAGAAGCTATGACCAAAGTTGTATTTGCTAATGGCGGCACTGTAGATAAATTTATGGGAGACGCTATCTTAGCTTTATACGGAGCGCCTGAAGAACTAACTCCCAACGAACAGGTACGTCGTGCTATAAATACAGCAAGAGGAATGCACCGCTCTCTGGAGCAATTAAACCAGCGTTGGCGAGAACAAGGTGTATTTGATGGTGACAGACAAACTGGCGTTCAGTTTCGCTGTGGTATTCACCAAGGTACAGCAGTTGTGGGGATGTTTGGCAGCGCTGAACGTGCTGATTATACTGCTATTGGTCCGAGTGTGAATATTGCTGCTAGGTTGCAATCTGCTGCTGTTCCCGGTACCATCTTGGTTTCTGCTGCCGTGGCAGATTATTTGCAAGAAGAAGAAATTACTAAAGGTAGTCCCCTAGAACTTAAAGGAGTAGATGAGACAGTTCTGACCTTCGCTGTTACACCAGAGGTAATGGTTAATCGCTAA
- the crtR gene encoding beta-carotene hydroxylase: MLTSEAQKPLTIPPKEFLAPPGDFNPTLLLFSAAVGMLVLSNFGYWLWQWPDWLCFGINTIALHCAGTVIHDACHQSAHRNRLINAMLGHGSALMLAFAFPVFTRVHLQHHGHVNHPKDDPDHYVSTGGPLWLIAFRFLYHEVFFFQRRLWRKYELLEWFVSRLIIGLIIYISVQYHFLGYILNFWFVPAFVVGITLGLFFDYLPHRPFVERDRWKNARVYPNSILNILILGQNYHLIHHLWPSIPWYNYQPTYYLMKPLLDEKGCYQTSGLLQKKDFFEFVYDIFLGIRFHRHEE, translated from the coding sequence ATGCTCACGTCGGAGGCACAAAAGCCATTAACAATCCCACCCAAGGAATTTTTAGCGCCTCCTGGTGATTTCAATCCAACACTGCTGCTGTTTTCGGCTGCTGTGGGAATGCTTGTATTATCTAACTTTGGTTACTGGCTTTGGCAATGGCCGGACTGGCTATGTTTTGGTATTAACACTATTGCGTTGCATTGTGCTGGGACGGTAATTCACGACGCCTGTCATCAATCTGCCCATCGCAATCGACTAATTAACGCAATGTTAGGGCATGGTAGTGCATTGATGCTGGCTTTTGCTTTTCCAGTGTTTACACGGGTACATTTGCAACATCATGGTCATGTTAACCATCCCAAAGATGACCCGGATCATTATGTCTCTACAGGCGGGCCTTTGTGGCTGATTGCATTTCGGTTTTTATATCATGAGGTATTTTTCTTTCAACGGCGATTGTGGCGTAAATATGAGCTACTAGAATGGTTCGTTAGCCGCTTAATTATCGGTTTAATTATTTATATTTCAGTTCAATACCATTTTTTAGGTTACATTCTGAATTTTTGGTTCGTACCTGCTTTTGTAGTAGGAATAACACTCGGATTATTTTTTGACTATTTACCCCATCGTCCTTTTGTAGAGCGAGATCGCTGGAAAAATGCCCGCGTCTATCCCAACTCAATTCTTAATATCTTGATATTAGGACAGAACTACCACTTAATTCACCATTTGTGGCCTTCTATTCCTTGGTATAATTACCAGCCTACTTATTATCTGATGAAGCCTCTTTTAGATGAAAAAGGCTGTTATCAAACTTCTGGGTTGTTACAGAAAAAAGACTTTTTTGAGTTTGTTTATGATATCTTTTTGGGAATTAGATTTCATCGCCACGAAGAATAG
- a CDS encoding opioid growth factor receptor-related protein translates to MIVPFYLGEQPDSEGRTIAEIWAWDFEELEYVHNYIQWLFPLPERSAFNPHAPIVDEEVIQLFHSNQRLRQNLLRSFTVMLQFYGLQCQESEEGKIIISKSEDYANRKHEWVGIFNHNYLRITRILKCLMALGLENEAQAFYKCLQQIYHEDSNQIGSETFQYWTIAVKENGRI, encoded by the coding sequence GGGAACAACCAGACTCAGAAGGTCGGACGATTGCCGAAATATGGGCTTGGGATTTTGAAGAATTAGAGTACGTCCACAATTATATTCAGTGGTTGTTTCCTTTGCCTGAGCGAAGTGCATTCAATCCTCATGCTCCCATTGTTGATGAGGAAGTAATTCAATTATTTCATAGCAACCAACGCCTACGTCAAAATTTGCTGCGTTCCTTTACAGTCATGCTTCAGTTTTATGGGTTGCAATGCCAGGAAAGTGAGGAAGGAAAAATAATTATCAGCAAGTCAGAAGACTATGCAAACCGTAAACATGAATGGGTCGGTATATTTAACCACAATTATCTTCGCATCACCCGGATTTTAAAGTGCTTGATGGCTTTAGGATTGGAGAATGAAGCCCAAGCATTTTATAAGTGCTTGCAGCAAATCTACCATGAGGATAGCAATCAGATTGGATCTGAAACATTTCAGTATTGGACAATTGCAGTCAAAGAGAATGGGAGGATTTAA
- a CDS encoding histidinol-phosphate transaminase — protein sequence MLPFIRPDLAQFTAYKPHPSSDTGASVPTQFDRLDTNESPDDLPPQLKEKLAWTYQQVIETNRYPDGGHETLKNAIAEYVNESAHLPSSLFTATNISVGNGSDELIRSLLIATCLGGEGSILVANPTFSMYGILAQTLGIPVVAVGRNAINFEIDLKAAQSAIEQTQNPPIRVVFVVHPNSPTANSLTAAELLWLKSLPQHILVVIDEAYFEFSQTSLVGELPHHPNWVILRTFSKAFRLASLRVGYCVAQKEAIAILEKIRLPYNLPSFSIAAALIALQNRKLLLESIPQILSERAKLIEALSQEPELEIAVSAANFIYLRLKPNGSDSQDTTLKSLHHQLRTLGTLVRHISGGLRITVGTSDENARTINRVQTALANLES from the coding sequence ATGCTTCCCTTCATCCGACCAGATTTAGCACAATTTACCGCCTACAAACCCCACCCCAGTAGTGATACAGGCGCATCTGTCCCGACACAGTTTGATCGCCTCGATACAAATGAAAGCCCTGATGATTTACCACCTCAGTTAAAAGAAAAGTTAGCCTGGACATATCAGCAAGTAATTGAAACAAATCGTTATCCTGATGGCGGACATGAAACACTCAAGAATGCGATCGCCGAGTATGTTAATGAGTCAGCTCACCTTCCATCATCTTTATTTACTGCTACTAACATTTCTGTGGGCAATGGTTCAGATGAACTAATCCGTTCTTTATTAATCGCCACTTGTCTAGGGGGAGAAGGTTCAATTCTCGTTGCCAACCCCACTTTCTCAATGTACGGAATTTTGGCACAAACTTTGGGCATTCCTGTAGTGGCGGTGGGTAGAAATGCAATCAATTTTGAAATTGACTTAAAAGCTGCACAATCTGCCATCGAACAAACTCAAAATCCTCCCATTCGGGTAGTTTTCGTAGTGCATCCCAATTCGCCAACTGCCAATAGCTTAACTGCGGCAGAGTTGCTATGGTTAAAAAGTTTGCCACAGCATATTTTGGTAGTGATTGATGAAGCTTACTTTGAATTTAGCCAAACTAGTCTAGTGGGTGAATTACCACATCACCCTAATTGGGTGATTTTACGCACTTTTTCTAAAGCTTTTCGATTGGCGTCTCTTCGCGTTGGCTATTGCGTTGCTCAGAAAGAAGCGATCGCTATTTTAGAAAAAATCCGCTTACCCTACAATCTTCCCAGTTTTTCCATAGCAGCAGCCTTGATTGCTTTACAAAACCGTAAACTCCTACTTGAGTCAATTCCCCAAATTTTGAGTGAACGAGCCAAACTCATTGAAGCTTTATCCCAGGAACCAGAACTAGAAATCGCAGTAAGTGCTGCGAATTTTATTTACCTACGTCTTAAACCAAATGGTTCAGACTCACAGGACACCACTTTAAAAAGTTTGCATCACCAACTCAGAACACTCGGCACTCTTGTACGACATATTAGCGGCGGATTGCGAATTACTGTAGGAACGAGCGACGAAAACGCCCGCACTATTAATCGAGTACAAACTGCTTTGGCCAATTTGGAATCTTAG
- the pyk gene encoding pyruvate kinase yields the protein MQLRDSLRRTKIVATIGPATSSPEMLKAIIEAGATTLRLNFSHGTHADHQRNIRLIRQTAFELNQPVAILQDLQGPKIRLGKFDNGAIVVAKGDRFTLTNRPVVGTQEISCVTYDYLAQEVPVGAKILLDDGRVEMVVEEINRDKGDLHCRITVAGKLSNNKGVNFPGVYLSIKAMTDKDREDLMFGLDQGVDWVALSFVRNPQDLIEIKELISSTGKQVPVVAKIEKHEAIEQMEAVLALCDGVMVARGDLGVELPAEDVPVLQKRLIATANRLGIPIITATQMLDSMVSNPRPTRAEVSDVANAILDGTDAVMLSNETAVGNYPVEAVATMARIAERIEQEEAQSTVRQLRDTRRSIPNAISQAVSQIAEQLGAAAIMTLTQTGATARNVSKFRPHTPILAVTPHVNVARQLQMVWGVKPLLVLGLPSTGQTFQAAINVAQELKLLSEGDLVVMTAGTLQGISGSTDLIKVEVVTAILGHGIGLGQGSVSGRARVANTSMDVSNFNPGDILVASRTNADFVEAIRKAAGIITEDESLTSHAAVIGMRLGVPVIVGVKQATQVIRDGAIITLDLQRGLIYSGAVKTS from the coding sequence ATGCAATTAAGAGATTCTCTACGCCGGACAAAAATCGTCGCTACTATTGGTCCCGCCACAAGCAGTCCTGAAATGCTCAAGGCGATTATTGAAGCGGGAGCAACGACACTGCGGCTAAACTTCTCCCACGGAACTCATGCAGATCATCAGCGTAATATTCGCTTAATTCGACAAACCGCTTTTGAACTAAATCAACCAGTGGCTATTCTGCAAGACTTGCAGGGGCCAAAAATTCGCTTGGGTAAGTTTGACAATGGAGCTATAGTTGTAGCAAAAGGCGATCGCTTCACTTTGACAAATCGTCCGGTTGTAGGCACACAGGAAATTAGCTGCGTCACCTATGATTATTTAGCCCAAGAAGTCCCGGTTGGTGCAAAAATCCTCCTCGATGATGGACGAGTAGAAATGGTAGTAGAGGAGATTAACCGTGACAAAGGTGATTTGCACTGTCGCATTACTGTGGCTGGCAAACTTTCTAATAATAAAGGTGTAAACTTTCCTGGAGTTTACTTGTCAATTAAGGCAATGACCGACAAAGACCGAGAGGATCTGATGTTTGGTCTAGATCAGGGTGTAGATTGGGTAGCACTTTCCTTTGTCCGCAATCCCCAGGATTTAATCGAAATTAAAGAGCTAATTTCCAGTACAGGCAAGCAAGTGCCAGTGGTTGCCAAAATTGAAAAACACGAGGCCATTGAACAAATGGAAGCGGTTTTGGCTTTGTGTGATGGCGTGATGGTTGCCAGAGGCGATTTAGGCGTGGAACTGCCAGCTGAAGATGTCCCCGTACTGCAAAAGCGGCTGATTGCTACAGCAAACCGTTTAGGGATTCCCATCATTACTGCCACTCAGATGTTAGACAGTATGGTGAGCAATCCACGTCCCACTCGTGCCGAAGTGTCAGATGTGGCAAACGCGATTTTAGATGGCACAGATGCGGTAATGCTTTCCAATGAAACTGCTGTAGGTAATTACCCAGTAGAAGCAGTAGCAACGATGGCACGCATCGCCGAGCGCATCGAGCAAGAGGAGGCACAGTCAACAGTACGTCAGCTAAGAGATACCAGACGTTCAATTCCCAATGCTATTAGTCAAGCTGTGAGTCAAATTGCAGAGCAACTGGGAGCAGCAGCAATTATGACTCTGACCCAAACTGGCGCAACAGCTCGCAATGTCTCGAAGTTTCGTCCCCATACACCGATTTTAGCAGTAACACCCCATGTGAACGTGGCGCGACAACTACAGATGGTATGGGGAGTAAAACCGCTGCTAGTGCTAGGATTGCCTTCCACCGGTCAAACATTTCAAGCTGCCATCAACGTCGCTCAGGAACTGAAGTTACTGTCTGAGGGAGATTTAGTAGTGATGACTGCTGGCACACTCCAGGGCATTTCAGGCTCCACAGATTTGATTAAAGTTGAAGTGGTAACGGCAATATTAGGTCACGGAATAGGACTGGGACAAGGTTCAGTCAGTGGTCGCGCACGAGTAGCGAATACTAGCATGGATGTGAGTAACTTTAATCCCGGAGATATTCTAGTTGCTTCCCGCACAAATGCCGATTTTGTTGAGGCAATTCGCAAAGCTGCTGGTATTATTACCGAAGATGAAAGTCTGACAAGTCACGCAGCAGTAATTGGGATGCGTCTCGGTGTGCCAGTGATTGTCGGCGTGAAGCAGGCGACGCAAGTAATTCGAGACGGGGCAATTATAACGCTGGATTTACAACGGGGTTTGATCTACTCTGGGGCGGTGAAAACGTCGTAG